Proteins encoded by one window of Chryseobacterium aquaeductus:
- the sufC gene encoding Fe-S cluster assembly ATPase SufC codes for MLNIKNLHARIEDGAQILKGINLEIKPGEVHAIMGPNGAGKSTLSSVIAGKEDYEVTEGEILFQGENIIEDAPEERAHKGIFLSFQYPVEIPGVSVTNFIKAALNENRKANGFEDMPAKEMLAMIREKSEKLGIKKDFLSRSLNEGFSGGEKKRNEIFQMMMLNPKLAILDETDSGLDIDALRIVADGVNQFKNEGNAVLLITHYQRLLNYIEPDYVHVLANGKIIKTGDKSLALELEAKGYDWLLN; via the coding sequence ATGTTAAATATTAAAAACTTACATGCCAGAATTGAAGATGGCGCACAAATATTAAAAGGTATCAATCTTGAAATAAAGCCTGGCGAAGTTCATGCGATCATGGGACCCAACGGAGCAGGAAAATCTACTCTTTCTTCTGTGATTGCAGGGAAAGAAGATTACGAAGTAACGGAAGGTGAAATCCTTTTTCAAGGTGAAAACATTATTGAAGATGCTCCTGAAGAAAGAGCTCACAAAGGAATTTTCCTTTCATTTCAATATCCGGTAGAAATTCCGGGAGTTTCTGTGACGAACTTCATAAAAGCTGCTTTAAACGAAAACAGAAAAGCAAACGGATTTGAAGATATGCCTGCAAAAGAAATGCTGGCAATGATTCGTGAGAAATCTGAGAAATTAGGAATTAAAAAAGATTTCCTTTCAAGATCATTGAACGAAGGATTTTCGGGAGGTGAAAAGAAAAGAAATGAGATTTTCCAGATGATGATGCTGAATCCTAAATTGGCGATTCTTGACGAAACCGATTCAGGATTGGATATCGATGCTTTGAGAATCGTTGCAGATGGTGTAAACCAATTTAAAAATGAAGGAAATGCAGTGCTTTTGATTACGCATTATCAGAGATTGCTGAATTATATTGAGCCTGATTATGTACACGTTTTAGCGAACGGAAAAATCATTAAGACAGGTGATAAATCTTTAGCTTTAGAACTGGAAGCAAAAGGGTACGATTGGCTTTTGAATTAA